The DNA window TGCCCTAAGCAGATGTCAGAATCATCCCTCTCCTGCACTAACGAACATACCCATATTAAATGGTATTCCTCTCGAAGGTGGGGACTATCTTGATGAAATTGTGTGGGGATTTGAGGAGATGTATCGTTTTTTAATGTCCCATCAGCAGGTTTTACTCGCTGAGGATAGTCCTTTGGCAACATTTCAAAATGTGCAGGTACGATTTATGTTTAGGATGAGTCAGGTTTATGCAAAAATTTTAGAGCACACTCAACATCCTAAATGGCTCTGTAATGGAATTGATAAAAGTATAGAAATCGATCACCTAAGTCGAGCATTTCTGACTGTTAACGAAAAACCCCATTATTGGCGGATTCTATCAAAGGAACTCCAGGCAATGGAGCAATTAGATATTCCCTATTTTAGTGCTTGTCCTGGCAGCAATGAACTGGTGTTGGAGCCTGGGGAATCTATTGCAGAGTATTTCCAGGAGCCAAGTTACAAAACTGTACAAACTCAGCTAGAAAACTTGAGTGAAGCAGATTTAGCGTGGCAAGTGGAGGTTATTAAAGGGTGTTTTTATGCCGAAGGTAAGACTGTAAATTTACAAGTAGAATTAAGAACTCCTAATTTAGTGAAAAACCAGAGCGATAGCTTAATTCCTTTGACAAAAGAACAGTTACTTCAAGAAGCAACGCGACTGGCAGAGGAAATTCAAGCACGGGCAATTTGGGGAAGTGATGGTAGTGTCAAGTGGATTAGTTTTAACTATTTTCCCAATGCTAAGTGCTTTCAGTTTGAACCTTTGGGTGACAATCTTTACAACGGGAATAGCGGTATTGCTCTATTTTTGGCAGCTTTAGATTATGTGAGGGGAACAAACCAGTTCCGAGAATTGGTGATGGGAGCACTGTTTTCACTCCGCAAGTTTTTACAAACGTTTGATTTTGAGTCCCATCGCAGGTTTGTTAGGCAAGGAATTGGGGGTGGTATGGGTTTAGGTTCCCTTATCTACGGTTTAGTAACAATTAGCCAATTTCTTAGAGAATCTGCACTTGTGGAAGATGCAGTGAGGATTGCCAATCTCATTACTCCTGAATTGATTGCGACTGACCAACAATTCGATATAATTTATGGGGCATCTGGAGCTATTTTGGGGTTGCTTTCCCTCTATGACCACACTCAAGAGCCAAAGATTTTAGAACGAGCTATTAACTGCGGTCAGCATTTATTAAACCATCAAGTAAAGGTAGCAGGAATACCCCAAGCTTGGAATATTTTACAGCAAGGCCAATATCCAGGTTTCTTTCATGGTGCAGGGGGAATTGCTTATGCTCTACTAAGGCTCTATGCTGTCACCGCAGATTCAGCTTATTTAGTAGCAGCAAAGACAGCAATGACTTATGAGTGGAGTGTTTTTCTACAGCAAACAGAAGACAATATTCAATCCAGTAAGTTTGATATTGCCGGAGAAATGCTTTTAGGGCGCTTAGCTAGTTTATCGATTTTAGATACAAATGATTTTGCTCAAGAATTAGAAATAGTTTTAAGAACTATATGCACAAATGATTTGATTGATGTAGATTCTATTGAGTGCGGTAATTTTGGCAAGATAGAGATGCTGTTATTAGCTGGACAAAAACTTGGTCGCCCAGATCTGCGAAAAGAGGCTTTTATTAGAGCCTCTTCTTCAGTAAATCGCGCTCAATTTTCTGGAGGTTATCAGTTTTTGAAATTGCCAAGTTTTTTATTTAATCCTGGTTTATTTCAGGGAACTGTAGGGATAGGTTATGAGTTATTGCGGGTGACTGAAAATTTGCTACCTTCAGTATTATCCTTGTAGTATAAAGTTTGGGGAACAACCAGGAGTATCAAGAAAGCAAAGTCTACCATTACTAGGGTTTAGTATAAAGCCCCTATGTTGACGTTTTCCCACTCTGGGAGCTTGGTGTCTAAGCTGATCTGATAGCACTCCGGCTGCTAGATCTGAAATAGGGATACCAGCTGCGCTAAATTGTTGCTTGATGACTTGAATTAGTTTATTGTGGTCGTTCTCATATTGCAGAACAGTATTAAGAGATATTATTCTTCTGCCATCTACGATAACATCTGAATTATAGCTTTTGACAACTTTTGACGCACCAGCTATTAATTCTAACTCCTCATCACCCAATTCTATATCTACATCCTTTGTTCCGTACATTTGCTGCAATAGATGATTGGGTGTAAATCCATCATTAGATATAGCCATTGATATCTTCTTCGGTTGAATACCCATAGTTAAGGCTGACGCGGAGCAATTTTTTTGTATACACTCAGAGTTTATTTGCACCAGGTTAATCGATGGGGAGATGGGGAGATCAGCAGATAGGAAGGCAGGGACAAAGATAAAGATGTGTAACATGATTTTTCCTATTTGTACTAATTGACAGTAGTTCTCTTCTGAATTTGCACTGGTTTAGGGCTCACGCATTGATAAAAATCTGATTATGTAAATTAGTTTTATTTGCTGCCCTTTCTTCTTTAATATAGGTGCAAACAAAATCAACTTATGCACGAGTGAGAAAGTTTAGCTATAAAGAAATCTAAATAAGAAAGCTTTGTCCAAAGTCCAATTGCCAATCATTACCTAGCCAAGTAGTAATATTAGTAATATG is part of the Phormidium ambiguum IAM M-71 genome and encodes:
- a CDS encoding type 2 lanthipeptide synthetase LanM family protein, which encodes MKVKTSDLTQIIAQANYLSERLGKRLQVTESEQQLILRLQRWCKVSAHGNWEKFQKRLLWDGLDIEQVQQLLRSLPVVDSQSLPVWAEILRAIIETTSNFNTSSLTPINLQNPLAFPELLLPAISVARQQLLIRLDNNNFLSAEHLPLKILSESAYLTFECSLFEKLLNLSAKTLAAEYSRYIALMEVQLQNQTTPQNEYNTFVDKLLQDGMLGFFQQYPVLGRLMATAIDFWVEEIADFFQRLQVDLPEIQQTFSPSQPNLGKVIDIKPSLSDPHYKGRTVIALTFESGLKLVYKPKGLGTEVTFTQFLDWCNQQDICLPFKVLKVCDRSDYGWVEYVEHLPCKDQAAAQRFYQRAGMLLCLLHILRVTDCHHQNLIANGEHFVLVDMETLMQPEAKLIADFPQVTEVEKIVNKQFWDSVVRTGLLPRWSFLENGCIAYQNNALSRCQNHPSPALTNIPILNGIPLEGGDYLDEIVWGFEEMYRFLMSHQQVLLAEDSPLATFQNVQVRFMFRMSQVYAKILEHTQHPKWLCNGIDKSIEIDHLSRAFLTVNEKPHYWRILSKELQAMEQLDIPYFSACPGSNELVLEPGESIAEYFQEPSYKTVQTQLENLSEADLAWQVEVIKGCFYAEGKTVNLQVELRTPNLVKNQSDSLIPLTKEQLLQEATRLAEEIQARAIWGSDGSVKWISFNYFPNAKCFQFEPLGDNLYNGNSGIALFLAALDYVRGTNQFRELVMGALFSLRKFLQTFDFESHRRFVRQGIGGGMGLGSLIYGLVTISQFLRESALVEDAVRIANLITPELIATDQQFDIIYGASGAILGLLSLYDHTQEPKILERAINCGQHLLNHQVKVAGIPQAWNILQQGQYPGFFHGAGGIAYALLRLYAVTADSAYLVAAKTAMTYEWSVFLQQTEDNIQSSKFDIAGEMLLGRLASLSILDTNDFAQELEIVLRTICTNDLIDVDSIECGNFGKIEMLLLAGQKLGRPDLRKEAFIRASSSVNRAQFSGGYQFLKLPSFLFNPGLFQGTVGIGYELLRVTENLLPSVLSL